GTTCTTGCGCCGCTGCTCGGACAGTTTCTTGGCCAACTCCGGATCGCCCAGGGCCAGGATCTGGACGGCGAGGAAGCCGGCGTTCTTGGCGCCCGCCTTTCCGATGGCCACGGTCGCGACCGGGATCCCGGCCGGCATCTGGACGGTCGAGAGTAGGGCGTCGAGCCCGCCTAAGGACGAGGCATCGAGAGGCACGCCGATCACCGGCTTGACAGTCCGGGACGAAACTGCGCCGGCGAGGTGCGCCGCCATCCCGGCCGCCGCCACGAAGACCTTCACGCCCTGTCCCTCGGCCTCTTGGAGGTAGGCCGCCAGGGCGTCCGGGGTGCGGTGCGCCGAGAGGACCTTGATGTCGGAGGTCACGCCGAACTCCTTGAGCGTGTCTTGGCAGGCGCGCATCGTATCGAGGTCGCTGTCGCTGCCCATGAGGATGGAAACCAGGTAGGGCGATTTGGATGTCGTCATCATGGATTTCTCCTTCTCGCCAACCCGCGCGCGGCGATGTCCTTGCGATAGTGCATGCCCTGGAAGCAAATCTTTTCGACGCCCGCATAGGCCCGCTTCACCGCGGCCTCCAGGTCGGGACCCAAGGCGGTGACGGCCAGGACGCGGCCGCCGTTGGTCAGCCATTTTCCGTCTTTGAAGGCGGTGCCGGCGTGGTGGACGATCGCAAGATCCGCGGCCGCCTCCAGCCCCAGGATCTCGTCGCCCTTGCGCGGAGCCGCCGGATAGCCCTCGGCGGCGATCACGATGCAGGCCGCGCTGCCGGGCTTCCATTTCGCGGCGACGGAGGCCACGCGGCCCTCGATGGCGGCTTCAAAAAGGTCGATCCAGTCGCTCTCCAGGCGGGGCAGCAGGACCTCGGCCTCGGGGTCGCCGAAGCGGACGTTGAACTCTAATACATAGGGCTTGCCGCCGCAGATCATCAGGCCCGCGTACAAGACCCCGACGAAGGGCCGGCCTTCCTCGCGCATCCCGGCCAGGCTGGGGGCGATGATGGCGCGCATAACCTCTTGAGCTAGGGCCTCGTCCATCACCGGCGCGGGCGAGTAGGCCCCCATGCCGCCGGTATTGGGCCCTTGGTCGCCGTCGTTCAAGCGCTTGTGGTCTTGGCTGGAGGCGAGGGCCAGGGCCTGGGCGCCGTCGCAGAGCACCATGAAGGAGAGCTCTTCGCCGTCGAGAAATTCCTCGATCACCAGCTGCTGCTCGCCGAACTCGCGCCTCACCAGGATGCGTTCGACACCCTCCAGGGCCTCTTCGAGGCTGAGCGGAACCAGCACGCCCTTCCCCGCCGCGAGACCGTCGGCCTTCAGGACCCAGCGCGTGGAGGCGTTGTCGCGCAGGAAGCGGCGCGCGGCCTCGGCTTCGGTGAAGACCTCGTAGCGGGCGGTGGGGATGCGGTATTTCTTCAAAAAGTTTTTGGTGAAGACCTTGCTGGCCTCAAGGACGGCCGCGGCCTGATTGGGCCCGAAGATCTTAAAGCCGGCCGCCTGGAAGGCGTCGACGACGCCCAGGGTGAGAGGAACCTCGGGGCCGACCAGGGTAAGGTCGACTTGTTCCTCGCGGGCCAGTTTCACTAGGCCGGGGATGTCCTCGACGGAGACGGGGCAGCAGCGGGCCTCTTGGCCGATGCCGGGGTTGCCGGGGGCGGCCAGGACCTCGCGGACGCGGGGCGAGCGTTTAGCGGCCTTGACCAAGGCGTGCTCGCGACCTCCGGAACCGATGACCAGCACTTTCATGGGTTTGGCTCTAAAACTC
This region of Deltaproteobacteria bacterium PRO3 genomic DNA includes:
- the purE gene encoding 5-(carboxyamino)imidazole ribonucleotide mutase, translated to MTTSKSPYLVSILMGSDSDLDTMRACQDTLKEFGVTSDIKVLSAHRTPDALAAYLQEAEGQGVKVFVAAAGMAAHLAGAVSSRTVKPVIGVPLDASSLGGLDALLSTVQMPAGIPVATVAIGKAGAKNAGFLAVQILALGDPELAKKLSEQRRKNAEALLAKNEKLG
- the purD gene encoding phosphoribosylamine--glycine ligase; protein product: MKVLVIGSGGREHALVKAAKRSPRVREVLAAPGNPGIGQEARCCPVSVEDIPGLVKLAREEQVDLTLVGPEVPLTLGVVDAFQAAGFKIFGPNQAAAVLEASKVFTKNFLKKYRIPTARYEVFTEAEAARRFLRDNASTRWVLKADGLAAGKGVLVPLSLEEALEGVERILVRREFGEQQLVIEEFLDGEELSFMVLCDGAQALALASSQDHKRLNDGDQGPNTGGMGAYSPAPVMDEALAQEVMRAIIAPSLAGMREEGRPFVGVLYAGLMICGGKPYVLEFNVRFGDPEAEVLLPRLESDWIDLFEAAIEGRVASVAAKWKPGSAACIVIAAEGYPAAPRKGDEILGLEAAADLAIVHHAGTAFKDGKWLTNGGRVLAVTALGPDLEAAVKRAYAGVEKICFQGMHYRKDIAARGLARRRNP